The Montipora foliosa isolate CH-2021 chromosome 1, ASM3666993v2, whole genome shotgun sequence DNA segment AAGCTAGCTGCGACAAACATGTAAGTGCATTATGTTTCAGACcgcaaaatattaaaaaaaaacaacacatgTTTGGGAGTTGATGTTGCTTCATTCACAACGAAGAAAACTCGTTTTCCGCTCACGAACGTTTTCCGACAAAAATTGTATTTACGAATTAGTTCCTCTTTAGTGACTAATTGTAATTTTGTATTTGTACGCAGAATTTtccagagaaaatgaaaacattggcTCGTACGTCTTCGTACATAAAGTTGTAGTTGCTGTATACGCGCTCTCGCCATGCcggattaaaaaaaatgttgacagtTCACAAATCGACAGGTGAGCGAAATTCATTTGTTACGCTTAAGCTAAATTTACAAAAGTACCTGAACTATTTTTAGCGCAAAATGTTCTTCGAAGTTCTCTTGTAATTCCAGATGATGAGGAACGCTAGAGAGTTCCCGCGCGAAGCGCAACTTTTTCCGCCAAACTGGTTTCCAACATGTTTCTTCAGTCGTTTTGCGTTTTTCGCGGAATTGTTTTTTCCAAGTCGCtctaaaaaagttaaattacTTTTCTTcgagcaactacagaatacagagTCACACAGGGCCAGCACATTGCAAATTAGTTACAAGCTTTTGTAGAACGAGACACACAACAATGgcagcttttgttattcaatgatatggaaatcagtggccctgtattctgtttTAATTATCATTGAGAAAAAATGCCATCAAAAAATTGCATGCCATCACGCAGCGACGACGATGCCACGAAATCAGGGCATTGGCCAAGCTGTCGCCAGCGTAACAAAAGATAAGATTTTAATGAGCAACCATGCTCAGTTCAGGTCAAGTATGTCTAGTTTATTCACGCTGTTTACCTCCCGTTTTCTGCAATCAATGGGGTGAAATACGAAATTTAACGTTTTAATAACAACTTGAACATACAACAGTCAAGATTTCATCTACTACATAATCGGCATTCCTACTAATCTAGTTGAAGGGTTATTGTTCTCTTACATAAACCTATGATCTCGCCAGCCTCCATCCCAGTGTCATCCGTCCCATTTCCGACCACAATAATGGAATTCAAAGTGGCATAGCGTACGCGTAACAGTACCCTCCCCCTGAAAAATAAACAGGAAAAGGCATAGGGAAAAGGCTACACGTGGGCTGGAGGTTGTGGAAAGGAAGTGAAATTTTAACGTTCAAAAGCCCTGTTCGTTAgcgttgttgtcgttgttgctCAATGATATTTGATAGACCATCGCACTGGAGATTACCGGGAACTGATGCATGCCAGAGGTTCATTTGTCGCTGACATTTCAGATCCTTGCAGGGTTTTTCCAAGAGATCCATGAAATTAACGCACCCAGAACATACAATAAAACAGTTCTCAAGAAATCATCTGCAGTCGATCTCCCGTAGAATGACTGGCCAGCGGAAACTGCTGACAAAACAAGAcacaaaacaccaaaaaaagaaactatgCACGCAAAGCGAGCACCGTAGTCACGCTCAGCCtcaaaaaacatgaaaagtgCAAAGGTCAGGGCAAGACAAAAGAATGAGACTGTCAGTAAGACAACCAGACCCCATGTTGGGTTTGTCATGATACCAACCACCAGCCAACAAAAGTGGTAAAGGGAGAGATTTGCGGCTGTTCTCGTTACAAAATGTAAGAGGCAGTCGCGCGTGCAACGAATAGAATCCAAGCAAACGAATAACATCATTGCTTCAAGAAAGATAGACCCAAGAATGACATAAATGTCCCACAGCGCACTTCCGGATACTGAATATATAAAAACAAGGATTAAAAGCACGAACTCCGCCAAAAACAAGATAAAACTTAAGCCTTTCGCGGATTTCACCAAAGAACGTCGATTTTCATTATCAAACGCTTTTAACGAACGCAAAATTAAAGAGGAAAGATAGGGACCcatcagaaaaacaaaaaggcaGGAAGACCATATAACTGTTCTAATATACGAACTGCGTCCAGTTGCCGTTATATTTGGTGTATGGCCCTCCGTGACGCATTTAGCTGTGTTAAGCCTGGGATCTCTTGTTCCAGGCCTGATGGCAACATCCTCAAGCTGCAAAGAATTAGATGCTTTGAAATTAATCCCTGAGGATATGGATAACAAAGGTGTAATGTACTAcaaaaaccaccgatctgtggaatagGTGGGAATTTAAGTGTCTCTACCCCGCACACTTTCgtttgtaaatagttcaaattcttaagAGGTGTTGGCAGAACTGAGCGCATATGGAAGGCTCCATAATCGAGGAAAAGCTCTCGGAGAAgacttgagaatgaagattatacaaGACATTATCGGAAAAGGGGGAGACTTCACCACAGGTTTCTTCGTGGAAAAATTTTCAGCGATtgccaaagaaaacagagataaattttgaaaaagtgttTTCCCATTTTATCAAAATGGTTAAcgaaagtgggcggggcagtgactcggtaattcgggcccattccacagatcggtggttttcgtagtacaAATGCTGGTGAGCTTATGAGAAATCTATTGCTTTCGTCCAAAAGCAAGCTGCTATTTAAAGACTGGTGCTTTCATCGCAAGCTAAGGAACTCCTGTAGCAGTAAGGCAAATTTCCTCTATTAATTATTTCGGCTTTTTTTGAACACCATAAGGCGTTTAGTACAAGTTTTTTTGTGTcgcggcgggtctaaaacaaagGCCACAGGTCAGGTCACAGGTCTGGTAAGGTCTAGTTGCAGGTCAGGTAAGGTCAGGCCAGGGCAATAGGAAGAATGTTTTTCTGCCAACGAAATTGACTATTTTCatcatcccataatgcaatatttttgggggTGCGGGGGGGATTTACATAaagaaacaatacaagttatttacccTTGGGACTGCATCATGCTTCAGAGAACTGAACATCCAtcgttttaatgcaaatacatGTGTGGCTCTACGCAGTTAAATCCCTTCCAGCAGAACGAAAACAACACATTTCACGTGCAAATTGCTTCTTACCTTGTTGTCCTCGGCTTCGCTCTTATCCTCCATTTCTCACAAGATAAATCACGTGATGACAGGACTTATGGGTACTaccataatttattttatttgttaatttatatTTCTCGTTATTCGCTTTTTTCACCCTTCCCATAATACAGGTCATttggggaggaaggggggggggggggggagtatttgcattaaaacgaTGGATGTCCAGTTCAATGAAGCATGATAAAGTCCCAAgtgtaaataacttgtattgggatggtgaaaatagtcaatttCGTTGACAGAAAAATGTTCTTCCTATTGccctgacctgacctgacctgacctgcaACTTGACATGTGACCAGACCTGCAACCTGACCCTCCTGTTGCCATCGTCGCACTTGTTGTTGTCGTTGCATGAAGAATTGGAGAAGTGCCACTGGCAATCGGAGACTTGGAGACAGTAAATGCTTTTAAGTTTGCACATTTTCATAAGTGGCGAATCATGTCTCTTCAAATGATCCCAAGAATGTCGTCTCCGCAACATTTTGACaataaatagggagcttaaggacggtgcctactattgttattgcgcatacgttctgcgcatctcgagatactcggatttcctatcggtgatgcttactaatacagggatatttttgcgcggtttaaaattatccgggaaaagtagatcttagtaagtactcttggtatccaaaaagaaaatcgggggtaaccatgcatttttgagagataattaagcttcaatttgagaaagaacgccatacattgctttgtattttagagctttttacaaatattattcatcaattatctttgaaaaatgcgtggttacccccaattttctttttggatttcaataacacttgttaagatctacatttcctgcataatcacacaccggggaaaaaatatctttaattagtaggcaccgtccttaagcacgcgcgtttttgagacgcggacggcaaccggaagagaacatttcgcgtgccaggacagtggcgtctcccagattttcatattaatcatttctaatggagaaaaggtaCTTAGCAGTGTAAACGTGGTTGTGTGGAGACAAGTTTAAAGGGAAAACAAcgcacttccggttgccgtccgcgtctcaaaaacgcgcgtgcttaagctcccttttgttTAATTTGCATCAAGCAACGGCATTAGGTTGATTATCAGGGAACTTCTGACTTGTGGCAAGGTGAAAATCATGTTTTATCAAAATGGtgaatattttgttggtgcTCCATGTATAATGTTGTCTTAGTTGTTGCGTAGACGACATAGTCCTCTGACAAAGTTCCTGGAAACATTAAACTCTGAGGTCCCCAAAAACCAATTTAGAGCAATATTATAATGGAATTTTAAGATTTCCTTATGATATTGTCTCAAGGTATTTTCAATTGGAAAAATGCTTCGAAAGGGTTTCTGTGTGATGAGAACGAGCAGTGAAGCCCGGAAAAGATGCATCGTGGGAATTCTCAATGCCGTGTGCTTCGGGCATTTAAAAAAAGGCTGCTGTTTACTCAAATGTTTTGATACACTTGCAATGAATCGTAATAGCAGAGTACTAGTTATCAAACCCGCCAGCTCTTTAATTCACTTGTTACAGTTACATATAATTGGCACCGCGTGCATTGCTATGGGTGAAGAGAAATTTCAGCTTAGCCTCTTGCCTATCAGTGACAAAAGgattcgttgttgttgttgttgtccaaATTGACAAATTTCTTAGCGAAGATTTTGCAATTTGATAGTCTTTGGCAGTGGAAACTCAACCAAATTTGACACACCTTCACGTAAAAATTTCAGCTGAAAAAAATTCTGACATTTTAGTTTTTTCAGGCAGAAGCAGTAGTGGTAGCAGTAGCAGTGCTGTAATATTAGTGacagtagtggtagtggtaatGGTAGTAGTGGTAGATTAAATAATAGGCTGACTTTCAATACTTAATATTTCGCGTAAATACTACTTGTGGTATTTCGAAAAAAGGTTCTAAATTTTACTCCCCGGTCGGCTTCTGAAATTATGTCTACTAACTTTTAAATATAACTTGTGGTCTTTATGTCATTTGTCACCACAAGTCaggttagagcggttttcaattgagtgtcgaaagtaattagcgaattactttggttttgcatctacttcactcagtgattggttcaaagtttttgcgccactttttcaaccaatcagaagtgaaaccaaaaccaattgtggcttgcgcgtgcacattttcccgccttttgtgtcggctacatgtaattacttcgagttttgattggtttactggattgtctgcatcctttttgattggttaaagtaattactatggttttagttttacgacactcatttcaaaaccgctctaatagTGCAACAGTAACGGTAAAATAAGATGATATCCTAATGACTTACCGCAGCAAGAGCACTTTTGATAAGGTCCTTTTGCTTCTCCTCTGATGAAAAATTCGAACAGAAATCTGGAATACATATCGTTAGGTCCTGCGTGCGTGGTGTGACAAGAATAGCACCAAGTGATAGGAATTCCAGAACTCTGGCAGGGACAGCAGCGTAGAGACAATTCAAACTCCAAGCATAATTTCCTACAAATGTGTTATTGTGTCCATGAATTTGCACTTTGACAATAAGAGATGACGGCTGTAGTGATGGATACAGAGCAGATTCAATGTTAAAACTGTTTTCCTCTGATGTGAGAGATTTATAAATATCGGCGTATTTGCTAATGCAGTAGGTAAACTTGGTGCAATTTATATCTGCCGTGGTGTTGTGTGAACAGTGTATCAATACAATGTGCAAAATAACAAGACAAGTAGTGGTAATGTGGTAagccattttttctttgttcaataGCGCCTGACTCTAACTCCctgcaaaataaaaacaatataaCAGCGAAATCCTTTATCACTTTCTATCATTTCATAATGGGTCATCGAGTCACGTCATTTGGAGTTCAGTTCTGCCTTGATTCTAAGAGATTTTTAGAAAAATGCGCAACGATTGCCTGTGCAAAATTTGTGCATATTTCCCTCTCCAAGTCCTCCAGCGCGGGAGGACAATCGAGACCGCATGA contains these protein-coding regions:
- the LOC137977876 gene encoding uncharacterized protein; the protein is MAYHITTTCLVILHIVLIHCSHNTTADINCTKFTYCISKYADIYKSLTSEENSFNIESALYPSLQPSSLIVKVQIHGHNNTFVGNYAWSLNCLYAAVPARVLEFLSLGAILVTPRTQDLTICIPDFCSNFSSEEKQKDLIKSALAALEDVAIRPGTRDPRLNTAKCVTEGHTPNITATGRSSYIRTVIWSSCLFVFLMGPYLSSLILRSLKAFDNENRRSLVKSAKGLSFILFLAEFVLLILVFIYSVSGSALWDIYVILGSIFLEAMMLFVCLDSIRCTRDCLLHFVTRTAANLSLYHFCWLVVGIMTNPTWGLVVLLTVSFFCLALTFALFMFFEAERDYGARFACIVSFFGVLCLVLSAVSAGQSFYGRSTADDFLRTVLLYVLGALISWISWKNPARI